The Aspergillus luchuensis IFO 4308 DNA, chromosome 4, nearly complete sequence DNA window ATTGCTGACGAAGTCTGTACCTGGGAAGGCAGCTCGATCGGAGAAGCCTGAGTCGTGCggctctttcttcttatgATGGTCCACCGATCCGGCGCTGTGTCTTTCGTTTTTGCCAATCACTTCAAAGAAGGACACGGGAACCAACCCCCTCGCACTAGGGATGAGCGGATTGCACGCTTCGTACCAGTCCAAGTCGTCCTCCCTGCTGATAACGTGAAAGAAGTCTCCCTTGCTGAAGGCGAGTTCCTGCGAGTTCCCGGGTTCCGGTTGGTAATCGTAGAGCGCTTTGATGACCTACGCGCAGCACAGGGATGTGGTCAACAACGGGTCGCCAAGGATAGGCTGCGCGACTAATGTCGGCGAACGAAAGCGAATAACACGTAGAAAAAATCAATTACAATCGACAAACAACTCCAAAATGGAATTTTTGAAGGATGCGACtatagaagaaaaggaggggtAAAGgcagggggggaaggaggggagggtgggatCAACCAGGGATCCGAAAGGCAAAGAAATGGAGAGAGTGGAAATAGAATTGAAgattgggggagggatgggggggaaaaaataaaaatggaaaggaaacaagaaaagtgAAAAGTGAAGGGGAGAAttaaagaaaggaaagggtgTAACACACCTTCTTTGGCGGaaggatggcgatggcggaCTTTGGAGTAATAgaaaggtggtggtgactaTGGTGActgagatggtggtggtggtggggtttggGATCTTTCTCCCCTTTGAGAGAGCGTCGAATGGCCTAATTAATTGGCGGTGTTGGAGATTAGTCCAGAGCCGATAGATTGCGCGCGGCAATAATGATCGTTCCCagtcagaaagaagaaagggaagggcCACAGTCATCAATCAAGGTGCTAATTTttcggggaggagggcgCTCGGAACAAGCGACAATCGAGATAAACGAGGGGCGGGAAAACGAGGGGTTTGCTTGCAGGGAGGGTTTGCCAGCTTGGAACAGATAGATGTACGTACCTTCATTATTTAGTTTGCTAAATTCTCCTTCCGGGCGAAACTAAATAAATGAACGTCGGAATGAATCAATGAATAATACTCCCTAGGCAGGTCAACCTAGCCAGGCCGTGCCCACAGGTGGTCGGGAACGCCAGATCAGCCGCCGAGGCAAGGCAAGACGTAATAAGTACGGGGACGAGTAGGGTTTGGTGGTTTGAGCGAGGCCTGCAGCAGACAAGATCTGATCATCCACTTTATGCCCGTTGTCAGCCACCCCGGTCCAGGCGTATCACTGTAAACTCGAAGGTCTTGTCGGCGATGGGATGTGTTGGAATacaaagaaaccaaaagaacaagagaaTGGGCGGCAATCCCGGGTAGCAGCTGAGAGAGACGAATGAGGCAAAAGAGACAGGGTAGATgagtaaaagaaaaggaaaaaaaaaatatagtaagACGAAAACTTTAAATCTGAACAATGAAGGAGCGTTTTAAAGTGATACAGTAAAAAAGATAGTAACAGACAAAATAGCCTGGGGTTTGATGGGgaaatagagagagagagagagggagggacaAGAGAGTGTGTCAATGGGTGAAATAGAGCGGACGGTTGTCAGCGGCGATATGTTGTTATAGTAAGAAAAATTAGAGTAACTCCCTAAACGCTGGTCTGCAAGTAACCCAGACAAGTGTGACAGTGCAGTGGCCTCCTAATTTCTGCTTGCCTTTCTTTGCCTATTTTTCGCCCTCAAACGAGCAGGACTACCACGGACGAGCCGGTATGGGGAGTTCTGGATTGCGACGACTGGGACAGAAAAAAAGCGGCCCGCTTTCCTTTGGTCTTCCCCCCGCCcctgaggatggatggatggataggtGGATGGGAATAGAATGGGTGCGCTGGAGTGGTTCAGTGGGTGGACAATGACGAGGATCCACGCGTGACAGCTCGGCGGAAGGTTCCCAGGGTTGCAGTGTTCTGGAAGGTCCTCCCCCCAGCAGAAGGGTTTaatatttttccttttctttaaGTTACCAGATAGTTCGCCTGCTCCTTGCGACACACCTGGTTATGGAAGTCGGGAGATAGTAAAGTTGgcggcgatgatgacgatgatgatggtggtggtgggagaggcaagaagtaagtagtagtaagcgGTCGAGTCAAAGGCACGGCGATAGGAGAATAATGGGCCGTCCTGACTCCTACCACCACTTTGCGGGAGCACTTGGTGGCTGTGAACCAGACGAAGGAGAGGCAAATAAGTGGATTGAGTGGATTAGTGGCCGGATGGCATGGACCGTCGTGGGGTGTGAAGGATGGAAGCCGTCGAGAAAATCGAACTGCTGGTTCAACTGTGGCGGGTACTCCAGCACCCTCGTTCCCGGTTGGCTGGTTCCCCGACCTGCGaattggagatgagggaggTTAGTATGGCGTTGGTTCTGTCCTCGTGGCAGTAAATCGAACTCGAGGAAGGATCCAAAGAAGGGTTACAAGCGGGTATAAAACCAGATGACTGGGATTaaaggaggtggtggtgaaaaAGTAAGTGAAAATAGGCAGAGCGCGATACTTCATCCGCCGGTCGAAGGCACATACACTTACCAACAAAGGAAGGCAATGTCCGGTTTGTAGCAGATCGTGATAGACGTtggactggctggctggactaGTTATCTGCTCGGATCGCCTGGTCCTTGAAGCTAGTGCGTCTGTtttcttcactttctttttttaaaccTAGACTAACAGAGGAAATGACGATGAACTCAAACTGCTTGGTGCAaagtgattgtgattgtgataGTGATGGGGGCAAATCATCCATaaggaaaatcaaaaagatTGCGAGACAAGGACAAGACAAGAGAGCGGTTCAGAAGGAGACaatataatgatattataaCCCAACGCTGCCTGCCTCAATACATACCATACATCAATCAAATCCCAACAATCAAGACCCAAATTCTACAAAGCACACCATACAGactcagtcagtcagtcagtcactcactcaccttACAAAATCCAATGAATTTTCTCACCCACCAATGTCAATTCCTTCAGCTTCGACGCCAAAGCAGGTGGTTGTGTGCCTAAAAATCCTTTATTTAGTCGATTCACCAGTCAACCAGCAGACCGGGAGCTGCTCCCCGGCCGTCTGCATGGATGCACCGCGTAAGGTATGACGGCCGATGTCCATCCTGGTTGGTCGCTAAGGGACTAGGAAGTAAATACTTTAGTTAGCTGAGACTCCTTAGTTCGTTTCTGCTTCCAGCCCTGTTGGTAGTGTCATCCCTgactcttttccctctttcttgttAGTGATTTTTATTCCTTGATTATgattttcccctttctctttccctttagTTACTAGTTATTTAGTTAGTTTAAGGTGGGTTCATTATTCACTTCCcttattttacttttcatATTTATCCCCCTGGGCGCAGTTGGGCAGCAGTGAACCACCGCCCCTCCCAAattccctttttccccccGTCGCATTAAACCGGGTGTGGTATAGAAGGCCGGCACCGTCCAGCTGGAAACCCCCCCGATCGATAGGCGATAAGAATCAGCCGAACAGACTAGAAATAAAGACAACCATGGCTCGCAGCCCCTGTGTGTGGTCACTGTGGTGTGTGTGAGTGTCCCAGATTCTGCAGGAGACAAACCAAAAGCCCAGCGCGTACGTACTGTGTATGGGCCACAAGTGGCCCCCGGTCCAGCGTACCTGAGTTGCGACGGGCAGGGCAGGAATGGTCATTGGGCTGCTCGGGTGGGCAAGGAAGAAGGTGTGTGTGGGttcaacacacacacacaccgaGTTTACTCATccacacaccacaccacagacaaacacacacacattcCTGTGGTCTGTGTGCCCTTCCTTTTAATTAACGGAGGGCTGCCAACTGCCGGCTGATTCAGGTGTCAATTAGTTCAACTAATTAGTAACCTGTTCTACAGAGTATCTATATCTAGACTTGTTCGATCAATTGTAGCAGAGTTTAACTAACCCCGACGACTTcataatcttaatttttttttttttttactaagcggagaaaagaaaacgggAAAGGGACGAACTGCTCCcaatttttatctttttccAATTTACCCATCTCCTGGACTATCATTTCCCCTGTACCGCTGTACCTCCGAGCCTGAAACTCTGCAAAGGGAGCTCGGACGGGGAAAAAAGGTACTTAGGCTGGAAATGCATCCATGGTTGTATGCCTGGATTTTACCCAATCCAGTCACCCAACCCGGACTTTACATTTGCtgcactttttttttctttggatcGGCACAGggtctcttctccatctagTATAGGTGGAAGACGATCAGGTCTGAAGAGAATCCCCCGGAGTTCCGCCTCAAAGATGGATTAGTTTGGATCCCAACAATGCTGTAACCCAAATGCTAGCTAGTTGGCAAGGCAGAGAGGTATAACCGCACTTTTTCCAATATGACCGAAAACTGTAAGGGACGACTGAGCTGCATTATTTTGAAAAGGTCAAGTACTTTGCATCCAGCCTCATGTATTTACCTCCGTATCTACAAAAGTAGATAGGGTAATGCACGCGATCTCTGTCTCCTCCAGTACCTACAGTAGTGGCATACTCCAGCTGCAGAGTATGACATGGATTCTCCAAGCAAGATATTACTCTACTACACACATCATCTAGATCCATtccatttcccccccccccaagcCAGTTCTCGAAAACCTTGTACACCCtgcacctcatccacattcACAGACACACCACCCTTGCAGGTAGTAGACAGCCCAGTCACTGCACCCAGTCAAATCCCTAACCGGGCTTATTCCAGACGCCGTCCGCATAAGGTTATTGCTCGTATATGCGAgtataagaaataagaaataagaaaaaaaaaagaaaacgatACGCGCGAACAAGCGAAAGCTGAAGTCAACGCCACACCAAAATTTAGAATTTCAGTCTATCCATCTTACCGTTAGTAGCCAATGGAAGATAAAGgtagctaactaactagatacAGTAGTCGAGGCACACTGCAGCAACTTAGCTACCTACAAAAGTATCTAGTAGGTACTTTAGATGGCTGGACCGAATAAGCGCGCAGCTGATCAGATCATACTATTATTCGCCACACTCTGGATGTATGTGGGTAAAatcgatccatccatcgagCCCACTAGCCAGCTGAGTTAAGTACTACTGTAGCTGAGCTAAAAAGCACAACAGCTGATTGTAGTTACTTTGTGCCACAGTACCACAGGTATATTGCGTAATTTCAGCCCATTTATGTGAAGCACGGATCCATAGATCATGTCCTGCTGTTACTTTGTGTATACTCTGGTAAACCccgcaccaccatcaccacgtGAAAAGTACCAAACTATCATATTGTTTCAGTCCCTCAATATTATAGACCATGAAACAAGCACTGAAACAACCCTCATCTGACGAATCCAAACAGCAGCACCTATACCATATACCATCTTCAGCCTCGTGCAGATAACGACCAACCCATCCTGCAAATCTGATATATCATTCTCCAGATGTCATATGCAccacccttcctttcccctcctccgaTCAAATCAAGCTATATAGTAGTAAGCAATTGATACTAGTGCATCAACCCGGCCCCCAGGAGTTATCTAACTCGCGATGATCGAAATCGATCTACAGCTGATCATCGGGTTTGATTTCCGTCTCGTCTCGTCTTTTAAGGGTTTTGCCACCATCGGATACTAACTAACGGttatctacttacttacctaCTTAATTTGGAAAGTATATGCATggtcactcactcactcactcagtTACCACTGTAAGTACTGAGTACTTTATGGAGAGGCCCAGAAGTACGGGTCTAGACcggtgggggagggaaggactatctacttacttagGAGTGGGAGAGAGCGACTTGTCAGATTTAGTGGATTATTAACTAGCTGGGTATAGTATAGTGTCATGTATCATGTACGagagtagatagatagatagatagatagatagataatagatacatacatacatacatacatagatCATTGTTGACTTATCACTGTCGATCTTCCTCTAACGGTCGACTTACTTCTCCTTTATGTAACTTTGATCTCATCTCGCTTGCGTTGATGAGGTGCGGGGTATCAATGTGACTACTTAGTAACTGTTTTGACGTACCCCTCATTTGTGGGTCGATTGTGGTGGTAAGTACTTTCTTTGTATGTCCTGTTGGATACATAATGTTagggtggatggatgtgtCTGATGTTGAAGGGAGTGGGTTTTTATTGGCTTGAGGGTGTGTGGTAAGGTTCATGAGGGGGTGAAATTGGCGCAGTGGGCAGGATAATGAGGACCGTTTTTGTTCTTATACTACGGAGACAGACTTGTATCAGTTGACGCCGTGGTGGGTACAATGGGGCTGCTGCCCATACTTTTCGTGTTTTAGAATTGACAATGATCATTGTATTGACAGCTGCGCTACCGAAATGTTATCAAACAAACGTCAGACGCCCCTTCCCTTATACCCACTTCTGCCTTCCATCCATCgacctttttttcctctctgtGCACTACCAATCCTCCTCAAGTCAAAATGGGTATATGTACTCAGATCGTAAGCGGTTAATGCAGGACGCCTCTAATGCCGGAAGCAAGGAAATAAAACGAACAGAACTCCAAGCGCCCTGAAAAACGAACAGAATAGGGGAAAGCTGGGGAGTGCTAGAAGTATCCAGAATGGTGAAAGGGGTGTCGGAAGGTGAAAGTGAAACCGCAGGTTGCAAGGAggaatagaagaaaagaagtaaaatcGAGAGATACGGAACTTAGATCTGTCCCTTGATATCGACAATTCGGTGGGCCTCGGCCTTGGCTCCTTCGAACAGTTGGCCGGCCCTGCCACCCGTAAGCAGTCTCACCACGCCATCTTTCTCTTGGAGGAGGTCCTCCGAAGTATGGTCCAAAATGAAGCGGGCGCTCTGCTCGTCGGACTCGAAACCAAGTTCTTCAGTAATGAAACGGATGTTTACGTCAGGTTTGTACCTGTATTATCAAGGTCAGTGGCCGTCACACGTAGAGTCTGAAGAGAAACTTACGCTTTACAAATTGCTGCAAGTGCAGAAAGTCGCTCACGATCCACAAACATATCCATTAGATAAGCCCCCATATTCGGGGTGTCGAGATAAAGCTGAAAGAAACGATGATAGTTCCCAAGAGCAAGAGCGGAACGGACATCCAACGCATGTTTCACAGCAAGATCCCGTTTGTCTGCTGCAGTTAGATCGGCCAAAGCATCGTTCATGGCCGTCCAGTTGCGGGTATGGATGAAATAGAGGATACGATAGGCCTTGAACTCCGTAGGATGACCGCCAAGCTGCTGTGCATACAACGCTCGTAGTTGAGTCTGGCACTGATTATACTCACCAAGGTCACCTTTCTCTAGGGCAATTCGGGCATGGATTTCATAGACGCTGACAGTGAATTCGTTCCTGATATGCTGTACAGTCAAATCTTGACGCAGGGATTTGAACTGATCACAGATATAGCCATAGTTGTTGTcctttttccatttcttcttcagtaGGTCTAATGTTTTCATCAAGACCGGCAAGGGACGGACGGTATCCGGATTCGGTGCAGAAGTCAGGCGGAAGTAGTTCTTCTCGAGCTCCTGGCACCTTCCGACAACAGGGCCTTGGTTTGCATTGGGGGTCGGTGATGCACCGCGGGATGAGGGCGAAGATCCATGTCGTCCTTGTGCGTCCTCGAAACGTTTCCTCCGCATCTCCAGATTAGCTTTTGACTTACTTGGGTTCTTACTGTCCATCTTCTGCCGCTTGTCTGTGGAAGGATAAGTGACTCGGTCTTCAAAGGCATTCTGGTTGTTAGTTTGTCTCCATGGTGGACAGCTGCTCGCGTCTCCGTGGTACTCCACcgatttcctcttcttcgataGGTCAACCAATGGAGTGCTGGACTTCTTCGGCGAATGTGTCCCAAATGTGGCCCAAGTCGAGACACCTGGGCTGGCGAGCACCATGTTGCGGTCGTTTTGAACCATGACCTGCGGCAGAGGCAGGGTTTCCCAGTCGATCTTATCGAGCATATTACCCTCTGCTGCCTCCGTGATGACCGACTTGAGTTTCGCCTCCATCTCACTCCGGTCGACCGTGGGAAGGCGGTTTTCAGGCGCAAAGCTGCGTTGCACATATTTGCGGACGGCTTCTGGAAATTCTACTTTTTTGCGGGTGGCGGCATCGGCAGGCGTCGTCGGGGGTGTAGTAGAAGGAACAGGGTTGGTGGCTTTGGTGGGCGCGATACTACGGCGTGCTTGCACTGGGATATAAGCTGGGGCCACTGCTGACCACGTTAGTCAAGTCTGAACAAATAACACGGGCGGGAAGAGAAGCATACCATGACCAGAGTGAATTGAGGTGGTAGCGGTGGCTGAAGCCGCAACACGCCATGGTGGGATGCCGGAGCTCATGATGAATGAAGAAACGATGATCTATTCTAAGGGCCAGTGCAAAAGGGGACAATAAAGAAATGCgaagagtgatgatgatcagaAAAGAGAGGTATTAACTACGGATGATTTGGTTCGAGCCAGTCAGAACATATTCCTACACCATCAGAGCCGAGTAGGTATCACTGAATGTAAGAGAAAAATAAGGTCGGCAGGTCTGTTTCTAACGAGACAAGGGGCAAGATGATATGTAAGTTATCCACAGGGGTATGTTCTCCGGGCTTCAGGGTGAGTGAATAAGGATGATgagcggagagagagggagactCGCTTAGTGACGCTGGATCCCACTTGACTTGTCTCGGTGGCGGAGATTTCGTCTTGGCACGGGGACAAGATACCGCCTACCCAACACAGACATATTACATCAGCACGCCGATCTGGACTGATAACGAGCAATACAACCAGCGCCAAGGCATCTCGCTTTCGTATACTCTGCCCCTCTTCACCCTTTCAATCGTGAAGAGATGCTGCTTGATCTAACTAGATGTTCTTCAAGCCTTTGGATCTGACAACTGCGCTTCGCCCCTCGCTGTTGCCCGACGAGACCTTACTCTTTGTCCAGGATGCGGTGGGGTTGTACGAAGGGTGAGTAGCCGGTTGTTACTTCACCTGCTGCATCGGTGGTCTCTCCATGCTTGGGTCTATTTCACTTCTTCTGGAACCGAGCCTTAGTGACACAGTATATATCTTCTCAATTGCTGACTGTTGATGTCTCTTGCATgatcagaaaatataaaatcccCAATTATCAGAATGGCCATGCCTATTTGACCTCGCATCGTGTCTGTTATGTAGCAGTTGATGAGCCGCGGAAATACTCAGTTGGCATTGACCTCAAGGATATTGATAGAACAGAGTACCAAGTACGTGCTGGTTCAATCATGCAAACTGGCCTGAAATCTAATGTATCATAGGCAAGCTTCTGGAAGTCCTCTCCAAAGATTACGCTATACCCTAAGCCACTGAAGAACATTGACCGGTCGAAAAGCGCTGGCGCAAGTCCCTCTCGATCGCAGTCACCCCTGACCCCAAAGTCTGTGTCTCATCCTAGTGCGGGACTTCCTCCGCCCGTGAATGCGACATGGGTATGCCCTATATGCACCTTCTCCAATCCCGTGCCCTCCAATTTCGACCCATCCACCGCTAC harbors:
- a CDS encoding SAC3/GANP domain protein (BUSCO:EOG092625AX;~COG:K;~EggNog:ENOG410PG7F;~InterPro:IPR005062;~PFAM:PF03399) is translated as MSSGIPPWRVAASATATTSIHSGHVAPAYIPVQARRSIAPTKATNPVPSTTPPTTPADAATRKKVEFPEAVRKYVQRSFAPENRLPTVDRSEMEAKLKSVITEAAEGNMLDKIDWETLPLPQVMVQNDRNMVLASPGVSTWATFGTHSPKKSSTPLVDLSKKRKSVEYHGDASSCPPWRQTNNQNAFEDRVTYPSTDKRQKMDSKNPSKSKANLEMRRKRFEDAQGRHGSSPSSRGASPTPNANQGPVVGRCQELEKNYFRLTSAPNPDTVRPLPVLMKTLDLLKKKWKKDNNYGYICDQFKSLRQDLTVQHIRNEFTVSVYEIHARIALEKGDLGEYNQCQTQLRALYAQQLGGHPTEFKAYRILYFIHTRNWTAMNDALADLTAADKRDLAVKHALDVRSALALGNYHRFFQLYLDTPNMGAYLMDMFVDRERLSALAAICKAYKPDVNIRFITEELGFESDEQSARFILDHTSEDLLQEKDGVVRLLTGGRAGQLFEGAKAEAHRIVDIKGQI